In the genome of Spirochaetota bacterium, the window CGCTTCTACTTCGGATGAAAAGTTAGCACTAACACCTCCAGCACTGATATCGTATATATTACCTTCAATAAACTTGTTAGGTAAAATCTCCACTCTTATAACTCCATACTCTACCCTAACCCTATAATGCTTTCTTTTATCATTATCACTAATTGGCAATGTTTGCAATATTTCATAAACTTTTTCGGCAACGTCTTCCACCCTCAAAGAACTATCAACTATTCCCTTTACTCCCTTTTGATGGAATTCTTTCAATCTTAAAATATCCTTTTCAGACGTTATCAAAATCAGATACTTTTTGGTATTGACTAGGTTCTCAAATAATACATTAGAACTAGATTCGCTGAATTTTTTAATACCATCATAATCCATCACAAAAACATCAAAACTATCACCACCATCAAAGTCGTTTGGGAATATATGGTTCGCGTAATATCCCTTTGAGATAAGTATTACACCTATCACCCTAGAAGTAACTACACTATTTGATACTATTCCTACTTTTATCATGACTAAATAATATAATAAATTAACTACTAATATTCAAAACCAAATCCAACAAAACCCACCAACTCCTTTAATTCTTAAAATTGAGAA includes:
- a CDS encoding PilZ domain-containing protein, whose product is MIKVGIVSNSVVTSRVIGVILISKGYYANHIFPNDFDGGDSFDVFVMDYDGIKKFSESSSNVLFENLVNTKKYLILITSEKDILRLKEFHQKGVKGIVDSSLRVEDVAEKVYEILQTLPISDNDKRKHYRVRVEYGVIRVEILPNKFIEGNIYDISAGGVSANFSSEVEANMFINNKAYPCEVIFGNIVIRSKVFLVRRDRLFCGFRFFGLDNRQLIMLSEFIYHSIIEETYGRSILSRKS